One window of the Capnocytophaga haemolytica genome contains the following:
- a CDS encoding DUF2461 domain-containing protein, whose product MTTEVFKFLSELVQNNNRQWFEAHKEQYQKAKNEADSFFHKVYDAVADVDTVGAIKIYRIYRDLRFSKDKTPYKDHFGLYIGRKQPHNRGAYYLHLSPEQVFVAGGFYGPEKDDLYRIRKELELEGEAFLKILNSKPIQQYFGGELAGEELKSAPKGFAKDDPMVAYIRKKQFYLMRSFAVEDALSDRFFSEVVDSFKAMRPFFEFMTTALTTNLNGEPIL is encoded by the coding sequence ATGACAACAGAGGTTTTTAAGTTCCTTTCGGAGCTTGTACAGAACAACAACCGCCAGTGGTTTGAGGCACATAAAGAGCAATACCAAAAAGCAAAGAACGAGGCAGATAGCTTCTTCCATAAGGTTTACGATGCTGTGGCAGATGTCGATACAGTAGGCGCTATCAAGATATACCGCATCTATCGCGATTTGCGCTTCTCAAAGGATAAGACGCCTTACAAAGACCACTTTGGGCTTTATATTGGTCGCAAGCAGCCACACAACCGTGGGGCGTACTACCTGCACTTGAGCCCTGAACAGGTGTTTGTCGCTGGAGGCTTTTATGGTCCTGAGAAGGACGATCTTTACCGTATCCGTAAGGAACTCGAGTTAGAAGGAGAGGCATTTCTCAAAATACTCAACAGCAAGCCTATACAGCAGTACTTCGGTGGGGAGCTCGCGGGTGAGGAACTCAAGTCAGCACCTAAGGGCTTCGCTAAGGACGACCCGATGGTAGCTTATATCCGCAAAAAACAGTTCTACCTGATGCGCAGTTTTGCTGTCGAGGATGCCCTGAGCGACCGCTTTTTCAGTGAGGTCGTTGATAGTTTTAAGGCAATGCGCCCTTTCTTTGAGTTTATGACCACCGCCCTGACAACTAACCTCAACGGGGAACCTATACTATAA
- a CDS encoding riboflavin synthase produces the protein MFTGIIETLGEVIALERQEGNLHITVRAGFTPELKIDQSVAHNGVCLTVVGIQDDTYTVTAIAETLQKTNLGTLKVGDCVNLERGMLLGARLDGHIVQGHVDQTGNCIAIEEEGGSTRFTFRYDVSKGNTTIEKGSITVSGVSLTVVDSGIDTFSVAIIPYTLQHTTLQYLKVGDSVNLEFDVIGKYVAKLVGRG, from the coding sequence ATGTTTACAGGAATTATAGAAACCTTAGGCGAGGTCATCGCCTTAGAACGACAAGAAGGTAACCTTCACATAACCGTAAGAGCGGGTTTTACCCCCGAGCTTAAGATCGACCAGAGTGTGGCGCATAATGGCGTCTGCCTCACGGTGGTGGGTATCCAAGATGATACTTACACCGTTACTGCCATTGCCGAAACGCTCCAAAAGACGAACCTTGGCACGCTGAAAGTCGGCGACTGTGTGAACTTAGAGCGCGGTATGCTGCTCGGCGCACGCCTCGATGGACATATCGTGCAAGGACACGTAGACCAGACAGGCAACTGCATCGCCATTGAAGAAGAAGGCGGCAGCACGCGCTTTACCTTCCGCTACGATGTGAGCAAAGGCAACACTACCATCGAAAAAGGCTCTATCACCGTCAGCGGCGTGAGCCTCACCGTAGTGGACTCAGGCATTGACACCTTTAGCGTGGCGATTATCCCCTATACGCTGCAACACACCACTTTGCAGTACCTCAAAGTAGGCGACAGCGTAAACTTAGAGTTTGACGTCATAGGAAAATACGTAGCGAAATTAGTAGGGAGAGGGTAG
- a CDS encoding NAD(P)H-dependent glycerol-3-phosphate dehydrogenase: MNKEIRISVFGGGSWATALTKLFSTNTPHVCWYMRDEEAIENIRQTKHNLNYLSDVEFDTDKLTLTTDINLAIRQSDVLVFAIPSAFLADELNPLSESLTEKVVFSAIKGIEPNSGMIVGDYFHQLHRVPKENIGVIAGPCHAEEVALERLSYLTIACADEAKAEAVAAAIRTHYVKTKISDDVVGIEYATMLKNIYALAAGIAHGLGYGDNFQAVLLSNAVREMHRYIHCIYKAERNIDGSAYLGDLLVTAYSLFSRNRMFGNMIGKGYTVKSTMAEMNMVAEGYYAVKNAYLIKQKQECPGHTPILDAVYQALYGNKRVSQVFKELTTKLD; encoded by the coding sequence ATGAACAAAGAAATACGCATATCGGTCTTTGGGGGCGGCAGTTGGGCTACTGCGCTCACCAAGTTGTTCTCTACCAATACCCCGCACGTATGTTGGTATATGCGCGATGAGGAAGCCATTGAGAATATCCGCCAGACCAAGCACAATCTCAACTACCTCAGCGATGTAGAGTTTGACACCGACAAGCTCACCCTTACCACCGACATCAACTTGGCAATACGCCAGAGCGACGTTCTCGTCTTTGCGATCCCTTCGGCTTTCCTTGCCGATGAACTCAACCCCCTGAGCGAGTCGCTTACCGAGAAGGTCGTCTTCTCAGCCATCAAAGGCATTGAGCCCAATAGCGGTATGATCGTTGGCGACTATTTCCACCAGCTGCACCGCGTGCCCAAGGAGAACATCGGGGTGATCGCAGGTCCCTGCCACGCCGAGGAAGTGGCACTCGAGCGGCTCTCGTACCTCACCATCGCCTGTGCTGACGAGGCAAAAGCCGAAGCCGTAGCTGCCGCCATACGCACCCACTACGTAAAGACTAAAATCTCGGACGATGTGGTAGGCATTGAATATGCAACGATGCTCAAGAACATCTACGCCTTGGCAGCAGGCATCGCTCACGGCTTGGGCTATGGCGATAACTTCCAAGCAGTGCTGCTCAGCAATGCCGTCCGCGAGATGCATCGCTACATCCACTGTATCTACAAGGCAGAGCGCAACATCGATGGCTCGGCTTACTTAGGCGATTTGCTTGTTACTGCCTATTCGCTCTTTAGTCGCAACCGTATGTTCGGGAATATGATCGGCAAGGGCTACACCGTAAAGAGTACGATGGCAGAGATGAATATGGTTGCTGAGGGCTATTACGCCGTAAAAAATGCCTACCTCATCAAGCAAAAGCAAGAATGCCCAGGGCATACCCCCATCTTGGACGCCGTATACCAAGCACTCTACGGCAATAAACGCGTCAGCCAAGTATTTAAGGAACTCACCACAAAACTCGATTAA
- a CDS encoding peptide MFS transporter produces MSEKVLTLQDIQEFKGKYPKQLWVLFFSEMWERFCFYGMRGMLVFFMINELMLSDKNAQLQYGAIQAFIYAFTFVGGLFADKVLGFRRSLFWGGLLMIAGSIILAINPHTHFFLGISFTVVGTGFFKPNISAMVGWLYKKEDTRRDAGFSLFYAGINLGAFLGGYACVAIGKGYMLSSYIPEGLRWNMAFGLAAIVMAISLVTFVFTKRSLGPIGISPLHEFDKKKRHIYEVVVYIIALACIPLIMQMVINNEYTNYFMYTVGPLTLLYLIFEMRRHTKEEVKKLLAALVFIFFSILFFAFFEQGGGSLSVVAANNVSDKALFGLLTLDPNGVNNAANAFFVIIFAALVGLLWVALAKKKLEPNTVVKFGLGFLFLGIAFYILYLLRYFANSEGISSLDVFIWAYFVMTLGELCLSPIGLSIMTKLSPARLQGIMMGMWFLASAYGQYVAGILGASMTSPDKNASNFDKLMAFTSGYQQVAYWSIGAGVLLVLISPLVRKLMQEVK; encoded by the coding sequence ATGAGTGAGAAAGTATTGACATTACAAGATATTCAAGAGTTTAAAGGTAAATACCCCAAGCAGCTTTGGGTTTTATTCTTTTCAGAGATGTGGGAGCGTTTTTGTTTCTATGGTATGCGGGGTATGCTCGTCTTCTTTATGATAAACGAACTGATGCTCTCAGATAAGAATGCACAGTTGCAATACGGGGCTATTCAGGCGTTTATCTATGCGTTTACCTTTGTGGGAGGGCTTTTTGCTGATAAGGTGTTAGGCTTCCGTAGGTCGTTGTTCTGGGGTGGACTTCTGATGATTGCAGGTAGTATTATCTTAGCAATCAACCCACATACGCATTTCTTTCTTGGAATTAGCTTTACCGTGGTAGGTACAGGTTTCTTTAAGCCTAATATTTCGGCTATGGTGGGCTGGCTTTATAAGAAAGAAGATACACGCCGCGATGCAGGTTTTTCACTCTTCTATGCGGGAATTAACCTCGGAGCTTTCTTAGGAGGATATGCTTGTGTAGCAATAGGAAAGGGATATATGCTCTCTTCGTATATTCCTGAGGGCTTGCGCTGGAATATGGCTTTCGGTTTGGCAGCTATTGTGATGGCAATAAGTCTTGTTACTTTTGTATTTACAAAACGCAGTTTAGGTCCTATCGGGATTTCACCACTTCACGAGTTCGATAAGAAAAAACGCCATATCTATGAGGTAGTGGTTTATATAATTGCATTGGCGTGTATCCCGCTAATTATGCAGATGGTTATTAACAATGAGTATACGAACTACTTTATGTATACCGTAGGTCCACTGACGCTTTTATATCTCATCTTTGAGATGAGGCGCCATACTAAGGAAGAGGTTAAGAAACTATTGGCAGCGTTGGTATTTATCTTCTTCTCTATACTATTCTTTGCTTTCTTTGAGCAAGGAGGCGGATCGCTGAGTGTAGTAGCAGCAAACAATGTGAGTGATAAGGCGCTTTTTGGGCTACTTACCTTAGACCCTAACGGAGTGAATAATGCGGCTAATGCTTTCTTTGTGATTATTTTTGCAGCCTTAGTCGGTTTGCTATGGGTGGCATTGGCAAAAAAGAAGTTAGAACCCAACACAGTGGTAAAGTTTGGTTTAGGCTTTCTATTCCTTGGCATAGCATTCTATATCTTGTACTTATTGAGGTACTTCGCTAATAGTGAGGGAATAAGTTCACTGGATGTATTTATCTGGGCGTACTTTGTGATGACTCTTGGAGAATTGTGTCTCTCGCCTATTGGGCTTTCCATTATGACGAAGCTATCACCAGCACGCTTGCAAGGAATAATGATGGGTATGTGGTTCTTAGCAAGTGCTTATGGGCAATACGTCGCAGGTATTTTAGGAGCAAGTATGACTTCACCAGATAAAAATGCCTCTAACTTTGATAAACTAATGGCTTTCACCTCTGGATATCAGCAGGTAGCTTATTGGTCAATCGGGGCAGGGGTGTTGTTGGTACTTATTTCACCATTAGTACGAAAACTAATGCAGGAAGTAAAATAA
- a CDS encoding thiamine pyrophosphate-dependent enzyme has protein sequence MSKNVSDQLVEMLVQAGVKRVYAITGDSLNPVNDAIRRDGRLEWIHVRHEESAAYAASMDAELHGIGCCMGSSGPGHVHLINGLYDANRAGNPVIAIASTCATQKFGTHWFQETNPFYLFEDCSKYVYVANTPKQFTTMMQRALQTAINEKGVAVLGLPGDVAGADLEEVSTATQSFLTRPVVRPSDAELDKLATVLNDAKNKRFVLYCGHGCREAVSQVEALAEKLKAPIVSSFRGKIFFDREDSPYAAGMNGLLGHRSGYDACAKSDVLIMLGTDFPYAEFLPKKNTIIQIDERPEIIGRRAKVDYGYAGDVKDTIEALLPRLKGNADDSFLTSIHKEYVELEKSLDHYTSKKTEVDQIDPEYAAKLLNKYAAQDAIFTVDTGMNVVWAARFIKGTGERYLTGSFNHGSMANALPMSIGAAASEKGRQVVAMCGDGGLSMLLGDLATIMQYQYPVKIFVFNNRSLAMVKLEMEVSGYLDWQTNMVNPPFDKIAELMNIKGFEVHKTEDLEGVVKQAFETEGPVLVNIYTNRDTLAMPPHITFEQMKGFATNIIKKIGKGDFADAKDAIANSMGHIKDVF, from the coding sequence ATGAGTAAGAATGTTTCAGACCAACTCGTTGAGATGTTGGTACAAGCTGGGGTGAAGCGCGTGTATGCCATCACTGGCGACAGCCTCAACCCCGTAAATGACGCTATCCGCCGCGATGGTCGTCTTGAGTGGATACACGTACGCCACGAGGAATCGGCGGCATATGCTGCCTCAATGGACGCCGAACTACACGGTATCGGTTGCTGTATGGGCAGCTCAGGACCAGGGCACGTGCACCTTATCAATGGGCTGTACGATGCCAATCGCGCGGGTAACCCCGTGATTGCCATTGCGAGCACTTGCGCTACGCAGAAGTTCGGCACGCACTGGTTCCAAGAGACGAATCCTTTTTATCTCTTTGAGGATTGCAGCAAGTATGTGTATGTTGCCAATACCCCTAAGCAGTTCACCACGATGATGCAACGCGCTTTGCAGACGGCTATCAACGAGAAAGGCGTGGCAGTGTTGGGCTTGCCTGGTGATGTGGCAGGTGCTGACCTCGAAGAGGTGTCTACGGCTACACAGTCCTTCCTCACCCGCCCTGTAGTGCGCCCCTCAGACGCTGAGCTGGATAAGCTCGCAACAGTACTCAACGATGCGAAGAACAAGAGGTTTGTGCTCTACTGCGGACACGGTTGTCGTGAGGCTGTCTCTCAGGTAGAGGCTTTGGCAGAGAAGCTGAAAGCCCCTATCGTATCCTCTTTTAGAGGGAAGATCTTCTTTGATAGAGAGGATAGCCCTTATGCAGCGGGTATGAATGGACTCTTGGGGCATCGCTCGGGCTATGATGCTTGTGCTAAGAGCGATGTGCTTATTATGCTCGGCACGGACTTCCCTTATGCGGAGTTTTTGCCTAAGAAGAACACTATCATTCAAATAGACGAACGCCCTGAGATCATCGGACGGCGTGCAAAGGTAGACTACGGCTATGCGGGAGATGTGAAGGATACTATTGAGGCTCTCTTACCACGTCTTAAAGGTAACGCCGATGACAGCTTCCTTACAAGCATTCACAAGGAGTATGTGGAGCTTGAGAAGAGTCTCGACCACTACACTTCTAAGAAGACGGAGGTAGACCAAATCGACCCTGAGTATGCTGCTAAGCTACTCAACAAATATGCTGCACAGGACGCTATCTTCACGGTGGACACAGGTATGAACGTAGTGTGGGCAGCACGCTTCATTAAGGGTACGGGAGAGCGTTACCTCACAGGCTCGTTTAATCACGGCTCGATGGCTAACGCCTTACCAATGTCCATTGGGGCGGCAGCCTCTGAGAAAGGGCGACAGGTGGTAGCAATGTGTGGCGATGGGGGACTCTCGATGCTCTTGGGTGACTTGGCAACGATAATGCAGTATCAATACCCCGTGAAGATATTCGTATTTAACAACCGTTCGCTGGCAATGGTAAAGCTTGAGATGGAAGTATCGGGCTATTTGGATTGGCAGACCAATATGGTGAATCCGCCTTTTGATAAGATTGCTGAGCTGATGAACATCAAGGGTTTTGAGGTGCACAAGACAGAGGACTTAGAGGGTGTTGTAAAGCAGGCTTTTGAGACCGAAGGGCCTGTGCTGGTGAACATCTACACCAATCGCGATACGCTGGCAATGCCTCCGCACATCACCTTTGAGCAGATGAAAGGCTTTGCTACTAACATTATCAAGAAGATAGGCAAAGGCGACTTTGCCGATGCTAAGGACGCTATTGCCAACAGTATGGGGCACATCAAAGACGTGTTCTAA
- a CDS encoding lysophospholipid acyltransferase family protein translates to MKILKYLFWTLWHVWFYVLTTLLIVLLLPVLLVFTARREWYPQLYWVARNLWARPILYGMGWRPMDRSQRAESREQRKWRELAQRQYVKSNEQRVDSKSSKLKAQSSHSQMLIANHTSMSDIMLMLVCSRAPFVFVGKKELAKLPLFGFFYRRAVIMVDRSSAQSRREVYTQAMERIAQGLSICIFPEGGVPDDESIVLDKFKDGAFRIAIECQIPIVPIVFYDNKHRFPYRFFAGSPGRMRVEVLPTISTEGLILEDKESLKTQCHKAIYDKLLGDSFELLGLTR, encoded by the coding sequence ATGAAAATCTTAAAATACTTATTTTGGACGCTGTGGCACGTGTGGTTCTACGTGCTTACTACCTTGTTGATTGTGCTGCTATTGCCTGTGTTATTGGTGTTTACGGCACGCCGCGAGTGGTACCCACAACTCTATTGGGTAGCCCGCAACCTCTGGGCACGCCCTATCCTCTACGGAATGGGGTGGCGTCCTATGGACAGAAGTCAGAGAGCAGAGAGCAGAGAGCAGAGAAAGTGGCGCGAGCTGGCGCAGAGACAGTATGTGAAGAGTAATGAGCAGAGAGTAGACTCTAAAAGCTCAAAGCTCAAAGCTCAAAGCTCACACTCACAAATGCTTATTGCTAATCATACGAGTATGAGCGACATTATGCTGATGCTGGTGTGCAGTCGTGCGCCGTTTGTGTTTGTGGGGAAGAAGGAGTTAGCAAAGCTACCGCTCTTTGGGTTCTTCTACCGCAGAGCCGTTATAATGGTCGATCGCTCGAGTGCACAGAGCCGCCGTGAGGTCTACACTCAGGCGATGGAGCGAATTGCACAGGGGTTGAGCATCTGCATCTTCCCTGAGGGAGGCGTGCCTGACGATGAAAGCATCGTGCTCGACAAGTTTAAGGATGGTGCTTTCCGCATTGCCATTGAGTGCCAGATACCCATCGTTCCGATAGTCTTCTACGACAATAAACACCGCTTTCCTTACCGCTTCTTTGCAGGTAGCCCTGGGCGTATGCGTGTTGAGGTGCTGCCTACGATCTCCACAGAGGGCTTGATTCTTGAGGACAAGGAGTCGCTTAAAACACAGTGCCACAAAGCTATTTATGATAAGCTTTTAGGTGATAGCTTTGAGCTTTTAGGGCTAACGCGCTGA
- a CDS encoding DUF2809 domain-containing protein, whose protein sequence is MQLKFNASYFYKALVFFAIEVLIATVLSRIGILRAYVGDILVILLLYCLVLSFVKVKNKDKLLIGIFIFAVVVEVLQYFRIASYLGFSYGSLGYILLGNHFSWEDIVCYAIGCGIAKLFL, encoded by the coding sequence ATGCAATTAAAATTTAACGCTTCGTATTTCTATAAGGCGCTTGTGTTTTTTGCCATTGAGGTGCTCATCGCTACGGTGCTGAGCAGGATAGGCATTTTGCGTGCTTATGTGGGTGATATTCTCGTGATACTCCTTTTGTACTGCTTGGTTCTTTCCTTTGTAAAGGTCAAGAATAAAGATAAGCTCCTCATAGGCATCTTTATCTTTGCCGTAGTGGTAGAAGTGTTGCAATACTTCAGGATAGCCTCTTATTTAGGCTTCTCCTATGGCAGTTTGGGCTATATCCTATTGGGGAACCATTTTTCGTGGGAGGATATCGTATGCTATGCCATAGGCTGTGGGATAGCGAAGCTATTTTTGTGA